The Sus scrofa isolate TJ Tabasco breed Duroc unplaced genomic scaffold, Sscrofa11.1 Contig1914, whole genome shotgun sequence genome includes the window caaaagcttttgagtttaattagatctcattggtttacttttgtctttctttctttcttccttccttccttccttccttccttccttccttccttccttccttccttccttccttccttccttcctttctttctttctttctttctttctttctttctttctttctttctttcttcctcctttccttctttctctctttcatttttttcccgtctttttgtcttttccagggccgcacccatggcatgtggaggttcccaggctaggggtcgaattggagctgtagctgtcggcctacaccagagccacagcaacgtgggatccgagccgcgtctgcaacctacaccacagctgatggcaacgccggatccttaacccactgatcaaggccagggattgaacccgcaacctcatggttcctagtcagatttggttaccactgagccgtgacgggaactccacttttgtctttattgtagttattccaggaggtggatcaaataagatgttgctgtgatttatgtcaaagaacgttctgcctgttttcctctgtgAGTTATAGGTATCCAGTCTTACGTTTAggagtttcatttgttttgagggtttttttatttttttatttatttattttttttggtgtgtttggcGTTCGGGAGAGTTCTGGTTTCATTCTTTACGTGGAGCTGTCCAgctccccagcaccacttagtgaagTGACTCTCCCTTCTCTGTTGAATAGTCTTGCCTCCTATGTCATGGATGGATTGagcataggtgcttgggtttattgctgggctttctgttctgttccactgatatgtatgtcttttttgggggggagtgtcAGTGCCATaccgttttgatgactgcagctttgtagtatagcccaGGTCAGTGAGGtatttgtgtttccatgcaaattaaaaccctttttcttttagttctgtggaaaatgccattggagatttgagagggattgcactGAGAGTGAGGGTGGCCTTAGGTGGTATGGCCCTTTTgccagtattaattcttccagggCAGGAGCATGGTCTAGCTTTCCACCGGTTTGTGTCGTCTTTGGTTGCTTCCAGCAGTgccttatggttttcagagtccaggtctttgtgtctttgggtaggtttattcctgggcatTTCATTCATTTCGAGGCACTGCTCAGTGGGATGGTTTCCCTAGTTTCTCTcgctgctctttcattgttaacGTAGAGCAAGGCAgccaatttctgtgtgttaattttgtatcctgcagcttgaCCAAATTCATTGGCGAGCTCTAAGAGGTTTCTGGTAATgccttgaggattctctaggtatcgCAGCACGTCACCTGTAAAGAGCGGTAGTGTTACTTCTCCGTTTccgatttggatgccttttcttctctaattgccctggctaggacttccaaaactccgTGGAAGGagagtggtgagagcagacatccttgtcttgctcctgatcctAGCGGAAATGCTTTCGGCTTTGCACCGTTGGGAATGCTGTTAACTGCAGGTTTGTCAGACATGGCTTTTACTCTGTTGATGTAGTTTCCCACTAGAGGTTTTATCAGGAAGGGGtgttaattttgtcaaaagctttttctgtatctgttgagaggatcagaTGGATTTTGTTGTTCGGTTGGTCGATTCTCGGATATTGAGggatctttgcatccctgggataaagccCCTCGATCATGGCGAGGGATCTCTTTATTGTACATGTGAAcgcagtttgctaatatttcgttgaggatttttccatctatgttcaTCGGTGATATTCAcctgtcattttctcctttttttttttttttttttttgattttttttgtttgtttttttttgttttggtatctTTGGTTTCGGTATCGGGGCGATGGTGccttcacagaatgagtttgagagtgttcctcCCCCTGCAACTTTTCGGAAGCgcttcagaagaataggtgttaactcttctctggaTGTTTGACAGAAGTCATCTGCGAAGGCGTCAGGCCCTTGACCTAGGTTttctggaagtttttaaatcacattctcaatttcagtgcttgtcaCTCgtctgtttgtattttctagttcttgcTGGTTCAGGCTTGGTAGGCTGTTCCCCTGTAAGAATCAGTCCATTTCCTCCGGGTTGTCATTTTATGGGCAGACAGTGGCTCCTACTAGTCTCTTATGAGATTTGTGTTTCAATTGCATCTAGTTGTCGTCACTGATTTTATTGAATTGAATCCTGTCCCTTTTGTCCccgatgagtctggctaaagtcTCATGTGCTGATgatacatgctgtgggtgcggtcacagaaaaggacaaaaagaaaggggaaaagaaagatttaTCGATCTTATTAGACTTTTCCAAGAACCACCTTTTGGTTTATTGATCTTCTCTACTGTTTCCTTGGTCACTACGTCATTAACTTAAGCTCTAAGGTCTATGATTTCCATCCTTCTATTGACTTGCACCTTTGACTCTTCTTCCTTCTATAAATGTTTTAGATACAACATTATGCTGCTTATTTGACTTCCATCTCCTTTCCAGAGAGGTGATTGTATTGCTAGGACATTTCACTTGTTGCCGTGCCAGTCCAGGGTGAATCCAGGAAACATAAGCCCCTCTAGGGGTTTCAAGTGAGAAGTGATGCCACCCAGGAAATCAAAGGTGTATAAAATCGGCACGCGGGCTGGCAGCATGCCCACAGGGGAGAAGGTCGTCGAGGCTCGGGGGCCCCCGGGAAGCCCAGGGTCTTCTGCCTCAGAGGGCTCCTCGGACTTGTGCGTGGGGGCATCAGGGTCTCAGAGAATGCCCCTCAACAGAACACAGTCCATAGGAGGAGCCCGCCGTTAATACACTCCAAGGTGAAAAGCTGAActcatttccactaagatcaggaccAAGACTAGGGTGGCCACCCTCACCACATAGTTGGCCGCCGTGTGCTCAACATGgtagtggaagtcctagccccagcagtcagagaagaaaaagaaactaacgCCGTCCTTTTGGAAGAGAAACGTAAGACTCTCACTGTTTGCAGAGGACATGGCGCTGCACGTAGGAAGTCCTAAAgataccaccagggaactgctagagctcatcagtgcATTAGGTACCGTGGCAGGATACAAACTAATGCCCAGAAATCTACCGCATGTCTACACACTCGCAACAAAAGGCCagaaagggcgggggggggggataatCAAACTTATCaatgcatccaaaagaataaaacacctatgaacaaacctacctaaagaggcaaaagacccgtACTATGAAGACTAGAAGACGCTGATGAAagcaatcaaagatgacacaaacagatggaaagccagaccatgctcctggattggaagactcagcaTTGTCCAAATGACCGCAGTAACCATGCAATCTACACATCCAacgccatccctatcaaattgccagtGGCGTTTTGCACAGAACTggaacagaaaaaatttaaatttgtatggaaacacaaaatacctcaaatagccaaagcatgtTGAGTATGAGAAATGGAACTGGTGGAATCAGGATCTCTGACttctgactatactacaaagctgcagtcatgaaaacagtatggcactgtcacagaaacagagacacaCATCAGCGGAActggatagaaaacccagaaataaacacaagcaCTTACAGTCAATTCGTCCAtgacaaagaaacaagaatattcAATAGAGTAGAGACAGCCTCTTCAAtcaatggtgctgggaaagccgGACAGCTACTTGTAAAATAGCAAAAGTAGAACATTCTCCAacggtgtacacacacacacgcacaaacccctcaaaatgattaaaagatGTAAATGTAGCACCAGATATGTGTAAGTCCTGGAGGACAATAGGCAGGATACACTTTGACATGAACCATCGCAATATCTCTTTGGACACGTCTTCTAGATcaatggaaatacaaagaaaattaaacaaacgggaactaattaaacttaaaaatatgcggcactgcaaaggaaaccacaagcaaaacaaagagacaacctacaaaaagggagaaattatttgccAATGAAGGGACCgccaagggattcatctccaaaacatacaaacaaggCATGCAGCTTGATTATGAAGAATCCCATcaagaaagaggcaaaagacctacacaggcatttctccaaagaagacagacgtGCAGTTGGCCAAAAACGCATGAAAAGGTGCCCActgttgctaattattagagaaaggcaaatcagaaCTGCCATGAGGTAGCGCCTCAatccagccagagtggccatcatcaaaaagtctgcaaacggGATGTatatactggagagggtgtggagaaaagggaaccccctacGCTGTCGGTGGGGACGTAGGTACGACCACTCCGGAAAGCGGCCTGAGCTTCCTGAAAGCACTGCGAACAGAACTGCCGTCCGATGCGGCAACcccagtgctgggcacacagtgGGAGAGAACCACAACGTGAAAACGCACGGGCTCTCCAGCATCCGTCGCAGCACTCCTCGCAATGACCAAGACAGGAAGCGGCCCAAACGTCCGTCTGGACGGACGGTTGCAGAAGGTGAGGGGCACAGGCACAACGGGTTATCGCTCAGCTGTGCAAAGGATGCGGCGATGCCATTTGCCACCACGAGGTCGGACCTAGAGGTCGTCCTGCTCCTCTGGCTGAAGCGACGCGGACGGAGACCGACATCGTGCGGCATTGCCTGCGTGTGGGATTAAAAGGAGGGGTGCGAGTGGACTCGAAGCAAAACCGCGACGGACCCGCAGACATGGGGCCACCGCACGCTTCCCCAGGGCGAGAGGTGGGGAGATGAGCCAGGAGGTTGGGATCAACCTCTCCACACACCGCTGTGTATGTGTCCTGACGTGTGTCTGCCTGTCTGCACGTGGGTGTggatgcatatgtgtgtgtgtggccggGCCGCTGTGCCGGggacctgaaagtaacacaacatggCAAATTTACGACGGTGTAAAACTACCCTTCAATGGAAGAAATTGCGAAAGAGGAGTTTGCGTCATGGCGCGGCGCGAATGAATCCGActggcgtccatgaggacgcgtcgccgcgagctgcggtgtaggtcacagaggctgctcggctctggtgttgctgtggctgtggtgcaggcggctGCTGCCGCTCTGGTTCAGCACCTAGGCTGGGaccttccaaatgccgtgggtgtggccctaaaacggtataatataaaataatatagaataaagtcaaatgaaattaaaaaacgAAAAAGAGAAAGGCCCGGAGTCTCCTCCTGGGGTGGTCTGCGTGCCCTTCAGGTGCGGGCAGCCCTGGCTTGAGGTCAGTCCTGTGAGGACGAGGAGGGCGGGCCCAGGGCAGAGCGGTGGTCCCAGCAGGACGCTCCCCGCCCGCGGCGCTGCTCAGGCCCCGGGCCGGCCCCGCCGCCCCCTTCTCTGCTCACCTCCGCCTCCGGGAGccatcccctccctgcccaggcgGCTTGGCCAGCTTCCCCCTCGCCCCCTCCTTGGGTCCAGGTCCCAGGATGCATCGGGCGCCGTTTGCAACCACGGCCCCGAGCCGTTGCCGGACACCTGTGTCTCCTGCTCCACTGGACGTGTTTCCCGGGGCAAAGCCGAGGCCGTGTGTTCTGAGCCCCCAGGGAGCGGCCCCCACCCGCTGGCGGGGCCGCCCCGTGGGTCTCCGACGCCTGGGAGTGTTCACTCTTACTGTGAAGGTGGCGTGTGCATAGCAGGGCCCATTAGGCGCACAGGCAGTACAGGTGAACACCCTGTGTGATGCGTACGCCGACCTTTCAAAGGATTCCCGCGTGCAGAGGGCTCCTTCCCACAGGGCGTGTCGGGGTGGTGATGGAGGCCgtggggcaggggcagcgggTCGGCCAGCGCGGCTCGGCCCCGTGTGGTGGCCAGGGCACCTCCTGTCCGGCGGGCTGTCCCTGTAGACAGAGGCAGGTCTGAGGCAGAGGGCGCAGCCGCCGCCTGGGCTGGTTCCTGCGGATGGTGGTCGTGTGTCCTGGGCGGGCGGCTGCAGCTGAGAGTCAGAGGTGTGGATGTATTTACGTGTGCTTTGGCCTTCGTCTAGGTACAGATTCACTCGCCAGAGCCCGGACCCCCTGCCCTGCCAATGCCAGTGATCACGAAGGCCCCCTACCTGATCCCCAGGGCACCCCACCCACCTGCTCCCatcccagcccaccccaccccctcacttcCGGTCCCGGTGCATCTCCCACCCCACTTGCACAGCTACTCAGTGCCCCCCAACCCTACAGACCTCAGTGCACTCCAACACCTGCGCAGATCCCCACTGCACCCCGCCGCAACTGCCCAGATCCCCAGTGTACCCCACCCCACCTGCAGAGCCGGCcagctcaccccacccccacctgcgcAGATCCCCAGTGCACCCCAACCCCACCGGCACGAATCCCTAGTGCACGCCATGTCTTCTGCACAGAATACCAGTGCACCCCACCCCATGCAAACAGATCCCCAGGGCAAAGCCACCTGCTCCTGAACCGATTCCCTGGGAATCCCATCGCACCTGCACAGATCCCCAGTGCACCCCACTCCGGTAAATCCCCTGTTCATCCCACCTCCGTCAGTGCAGAGCCACAGTgcaccccccgacacacacacagatccccagtgcccccaccccagccgccCTGATACCCAGGGCAGCCTCCCCCACTTGCACAGTTTCCTCAGGGAGAAGGAGCTTTGCTAAGAAAGGAGCGAGGCCCCGGCGAGGCCAcggtgagtgggggtggggcagctgggCCGAGACGGTGGCCGCGTGGACCCCCCGGGAAGCTCCTTCCGTGagggccccctcccaccccgagGGCCTTGCCCGCAGCCCCAGGGTCCCACGGCCTCTCCCCAGAAGGCTTCTCTGCCTCCTCATTCTgcaggcctggggcctggggtggccagcagggagggtggaccgcaggggtgggggtgggcacaggGACTGGGCTGGGCACGGGGGGCACGGGCactgggagctgggggcagggaggggcgggctgagcctggggagggaggcctggcGGGGCTGGGCTGGCTTCGGACTCCGGAGCAGGGTGCACGGGGACCGTGGGCCGGCCTTGGCCTCTGAGCCCTCGCTTTGGCGGTGGGCtctgagtgtgggctggaccGTGGGCCCGCGCTCTCTTTCGAGGGTGGTTCAGTGCGAATGGGTGTTCGGCACCCACGTCCAGCGGGGTTCTCTCTGCGGGGGAGCCACGCTCTTCCGGGAGTGGCCCCAAGTTGGGGGGGCGTGGGGGCTGTGATCGGAGGGGCCCCTTAGTGCCCTCGGCTTTGGGGCTGAGCTGGAAATCCTGGACGTCCATGTGCccgtgggggtgtgtgtgtgtgtgtgtgtacgacgCAGATGTGGGTGTGCGTGGGCAGGGTGAGATGGTACCGGTGTGTGTAAAGCTAATGCTGGGGGTCTAGGGGTCAGGAGGCCGCGGGGGTCTGGCTTCAGGCTCACTCAGGGGAGCCCGAGGGGCTCAGGGGCTGGCGTCGGGCCCTGGGCTCGGGGTGCGCGGGGCACGTGGAGAGGTGGGGTTGCCGTGGGATGAGGCGTTGCTGGGGGTCAGGGTGGGAGGCCTGGGTCCGGTGGGGGAGTTCTCGAGGGTGCGGGGGCCAGCCCCGCTGTCGCCATGCTGGCGGTCCCGCGGGAGTGGGCCGGCCAGGGGCTGATGGCTGGTGCGGGGACAGACGtgagggccagggcctggggctgagcAGGCTGCGTGGCCCATGGGCACGTTCAGGTTTGGCTAGACGTTTAGGGTGAGGGAAACGGAGGGTGTGGGGTGAGCCCCAGGACCGTGGCCTGAGCCCCCAGAACCTGGAGGCGGAGGGCGCTCCGTGCCCTGCATGCCTGGCCTCTGCTGTCCACCCCACGTCCATGCTCTGGCCGCACGTCCCGGCCTCCCCGTGTCTGGTTCAGGGACCCCTGGAGCGACGCAGTCCGTTCCCTGCATGCTGCTCTGGCTCCGTCTCCATCCTGTTCCCTGCGGGACGCTGGAGGGGCCCTTGCCGatgccctgggctctgggccaggctgagcaggaccacagctcctggcctgggaaaccgTGGTGCTGGCCTCGGCCTGGGGCTCCTCCCCTCGCCTCGAGAGGCTTTCAGCGCCAGCATTCAGTGGCCCAGGTCATGTCCCCAGGTGACCCGGCTCCCGTCAAATGCCTCCCTGGGACAGCCCCGGGCTGGCCCTGTCCCACTTCCTGGAGCTGTGACTAGGAAGCACGGGCAGCCGGGCCCCCTGCTCTGCCCTTTTGGGAGAGTCCTGTCCCCTCCAGCCCCGGCCCGAGGCCTGTTCCTCTGGGGCGGGATCACCTCTGGGAGGTTGGAGTCCTGGCCGCACCCTGGACGGCTGTCAGCCGGCCGGCGGACACGGCGGCCTGGTCGCAACCACCAGGCCCCCTCCCTGGTCCCTCACCGGAGCCCCGAGCGGCCCCTCAGCTTGTCCTGGGACGGGCTAGGCCCTCTGGGTAGCCCAGGCGGAGGTCTGGGCCCGAGGTCCCCTTTGCACCCCCCGCGTCCTTCTCCCTGACCCGTCTGTCCTGAGCGCTTGAGCCGGGTccagctctgctccctgggcCAGCCCTTCTCCCGACCTCTGTCCCCCGATaccccctggcctggccttccCAGGCCCTCCCTCCTGTCACACACATTCAGTCCCCTCCTGCTTGGAGCGAGCGGTACCTGCGAGCTCCCTGCAGTGCTGCCTCCCCGGCTGCGGCCTCATGTCACCCCAGGAAGACCTAAGTCTCAGCTCTGAGTTGGTGCAGTTGGTTCGGCGACTCTGCCAGCTGTGGTGTTTGTGACAGCAGCACAGGCTGATGACACAGCCAACACATGCGAGTCGCTCGTGGCCCCGCCAGGCCCCAGGCTGGCCGCTGTGCCCAggaggcttgggggtgggggaggaattcATGGGGGGATGCCAGGGGCGGAGGTCGTGGGAGGACGCCAGGCTGGGATTCGGGGGGGAGGCGGGTGACACAGGCAGAGGTCCCAGTGAGCTGAGGGGTTGTAAAAGTGGTTTATTGCTGTAAAAAATGAGAGCAACAGTGAGGAGAGTGCCTGGGCTCCAGACACTCACCAAGGAGAAAGAGCGACCACAGCTCGGCAGACGAGCCTTCCCTCCCAGTCCCGAGGCTGCTCCCCGGATGCCGTGAACCCACTTGGGGTTCCCGCAGAGACAGGGCGGGAGAGTCCGTTCTGGGGCGGCCTTGGGGGTCCGGGGCCTGGGGCTCGCTCCTGGGGGTTCTTCACCTCTCACCCAGGCCCCGGGGCAGGCAGAAGGATCTCCTGCTGGATGGACGGATGGTCCGATAGACGTGACTCAGGCCGCGGACCTCGGGGTGGGCTGGCTTCCCTGTACCCTGGGtggcccctccacccccgcctGCATCCAGTGAGGGCCCATCCTGCCTGCGGGGGTCCGAGTCAGCGGGACCCCCTCCAGGAGGCCGGTCTGGCGGCACCTCACGGCCTCCCTGGGCAGGGCCGCTCTGTCCCCACCGGGGCTCCTGCCGTGGCCTCGGGCCCAGGTCCTCCTCCCTCGAGTGCCCTGGGCTGGAGGTGACCTGAGCGCCTGTTGGTGGcccgtctgggaacttccctgctGGGAGATGCTGGCGTTGGGGGCAGCTGTTCCCACTCCAGGCTGTGACACAGGAGCCTCCTCTCGGGGACTCTGCCTCTGGAGCCCGGTCTGGACGGGGTCCACAGGGAGCCCGGGCCCTGTCCCGTCAGCCGCTGGACGCCGGTCTCCTCGTGGCCGGCTGGACCTGCTGGCTGAGCCGGGCGTTCCTGGTGAGGACACGTGGCCCCGGCGGTATCCCGTGGCTCTGgcgggggctggtggtggtgggtgtcCATCAAGTCAGGTCGGGGCCCGAGGTGCTGCCCACTCGGGCTTCCGAGGGGCGGTGGGGGTGCGGGGCGCCTTCTGAGGGGGCCGCGATGCCCAAGGGCAGAGGTGCGGGCGAGGTGGCCGAGAGCCAGAGGTGGGCGAGGTCAGAGGGCGGAGGCAGGCCTGGCGCAGGCGGAGCAGCAGGAGCCGACGGACGCGGTCCTGTCGGGTCTGGGGCGGCCCTGGCCGCCCTGGAGGGCGCCCTAGGCCCCCTGCCCGATCATGTTTCTGTAGTCGGGGACAATGGTCCGCTTCAGCTCCACCACCGGCGAGAAGATCCACTTCTCCTGCAGGGCGCACGGGGTGAGGGCGGCCCGGGCCGCACGTGGACCGCCCCCCAGGGTCCGCCTGCCAGCCCCGCGGTCCCCGACAGCCACCGTGTCCCGGAGAGGACCAGAGGCCAGGGCGGGTACAGGGAGGGGCCGTCACAGTGACAGCGTGGCCAcagggagggccagggaggggccGGCAGGGGGCTCCGGGGCACGGGTGACAGCGGGGCTGGCCCGCTCACCTTGAAGAGCGTCACGGTGGCGCTGTAGCACACGCTGAGCAGGAAGAGCGTGATGAAGATGGAGATGGTGGTCCAGAGCCCGTCCAGCTCCCCGTCCTGGGCGTCGGCACAGCTCTCCTCCAGGAGCAGTTCTGCACGGGGAGGGGTGGTCAGTGCTGTGCCAGCCCGCGGGGCCTGGGGTGGCTCCAGGTGGGGGACCCCCCGGCTGAGCTCAGTgcctggccccggccccggccccccaGTCCTGCATCCTGGGCTGAGTCTCAGCCTGGCCAGGGATgtcctgccccctctcctctgGTGGGGGCCCCCGAGCATGGGGACCGTCTGGGAGGGGGTGTCCTGACCGTGCAGGCCAGTGGCTCAGGCCCCGCCCTCTCTCCGAGGGGGCCAGGCCCGGAGGGTGGGCGTTAAGCCGAGCAGGGGCCCGGTGGGCTCTGGCCCAGGGAAGGGCCGAGACGGCCTTGGGGTGTGCGTCCCCGGGCCGCGGGGGCGGCTGTGCTGGGGACAAGCGGGCTGGGGATTTCTGCTTGTTCCGGAGGGGGCGTAGGTGCCAGGGGAAGAGCGGGGCCGGGCGTCGGAGCGGGTCCGTGTGGTCTAGTGTGCCAGTGTGGCTGAGCAGCCCGTGGGGCCTCGGGGGATGGGGCCGGGCTGGTGTCCCCGGTGAGGGTGTGTGAGACCCAGATCCATGCTCTGGTCTGTGAGGGCCCGGGGGTGTACACATGTGTGCGtgggtaggtgtgtgtgtgcccgggtgtgtgtgcatgtggatgCAGGCGGTGGGCGGgtgtgctgggaggtgggggcggcGTGCATGCGTGTGCGAGAGCCCGGGTGTGCGAGTGGAGGaaggcggtggggtgggggggctgggcagCTCGGTGGGAGGGGCTTGATATCAGTGGGTCTGGGCTCCACTCCTGGGGGTGTCTGGGACTGTCCCTCCCCTGGACACTCTGGGCTGCCTACCTCTGCCCCTGTGGGACACAGGGGTGAGTGTTGCCACGagtgcccaggcctggcccccTGCGGGGACCAGCAGGGCAGAGCCCCGTGGCCTGAGGCGGGGTGGGGGCCTGATGTCGGGTGTTTGCGGGAGGAGCAGGGCCGTCCCCACCCTGTGGGCACAGGAGACCCAGGAGACAGGCAACCTGGGGACAAGGACGGGCCGCTGCCCCTGAGCTTGGGCTTGGACAGAGGCGGGACGACCTGGGCAGTCATTTCCCCGAGGGGGCCTGGAGGGCTTCACCCGTCCGTCCACACACAGCAGCCGGAGCAGGTGTGCCAGGAGGGCAGCCCGCAGGAGAGGCCGCCTCAGGCAAAGCTCCCTCCTCGGCCTCGGGCAGCCCCCAGGGGGCCTGTTCAGACCCCCACCGACCGGGTCTGGCCCAGGTGGGACCTCTCCCCCCGACGCCACGGGGACGCCTCTAGCCCAGAGCCTGTCCTGTCCCTGGCCCCGCGGGTGGCGCCTGCACTGGGGCTCTGCCTCGGAAAGAACCATGACAGCGTTGCGGGTGCCAGGGTGGTGTTGGGTGCTTTATTTCATGCTGGCCCGGGACGTATGTACACAGCGCTGGGGCTCAGGTGAGCTCTTGGGACCCGAGAGCACGTGGGGTGCAGCGAGTGGCTCATTTACCCGGAGTCTGGGAGACGGACTTCTGGGTGTAGTGGTTGTGCAGAGCCTCGTGCATCACCGCACACTGGAATAGGTCTCCACGCTGCCACCTGACCTTGTCCACCGCGAGCTTGCTGTACAGGAAGTAGGTCCCATCCACGTCCTGCTGGGGCGGGGTGGTGCGGTAATTGCCCTCTGGCTCTTGTTGTCCGTTGCTCTGCCACTCGACATCGATGTCAGGTGGGTAGAA containing:
- the LOC110258370 gene encoding vegetative cell wall protein gp1-like, which produces MLGGPHQRRGGRTSLARLRLSPGCRTGGPGPGPGTELSRGVPHLEPPQAPRAGTALTTPPRAELLLEESCADAQDGELDGLWTTISIFITLFLLSVCYSATVTLFKVSGPAPLSPVPRSPLPAPPWPSLWPRCHCDGPSLYPPWPLVLSGTRWLSGTAGLAGGPWGAVHVRPGPPSPRAPCRRSGSSRRAARAAPDPTGPRPSAPAAPPAPGLPPPSDLAHLWLSATSPAPLPLGIAAPSEGAPHPHRPSEARVGSTSGPDLT